One Salvelinus namaycush isolate Seneca chromosome 29, SaNama_1.0, whole genome shotgun sequence genomic region harbors:
- the LOC120024254 gene encoding tumor necrosis factor alpha-induced protein 2-like: MTVEGLVQVYNEDDKDTLQKDYETLLLHLWMAVHTTFSSTPSGEHLEILRSAVETITLLEEKDQQWEGRPEGSSEAPVWRPHQCRLTHDTLLEKMVESRMRNAAVEEDNISVSSVDSLSTSMKREVCRMGKCLKEDVLRITSDVRDCYPLDFDVCNLYVRLYHQKFSARLTELARSGLDVDDCNYLLCYVNNYYPNDILKHKDLEGHINMESLGTLLSEKDLTTLEEQYLLQKESKLRTWFSNALSKEEEGWLSGKSPELIDGYCFCPLAIDIIQAVDGAMREARTILGSEAKAQRILRQLDSFLIRDFIVRRDESIPEETKTSCMSTLANLRDCGYGYFTGPIHEELRVQYHRLWTQAWFTGGQMVLDEVLGTLDRHMQQFTDLKPICMEELLGRLHVEMMVEYVKRMMKRKMRLKNKEQQEAAANLLAEDSSKLSTYFTEAGSKISWLSEVLPKMAEVVRLQDPGSIQLEIVTLARDFPDLSWRHISALLSLKANLSTADVRGIKESLVENRPTVTTFKTIPPFFSKVPAGKTWYMCRPACICYGGRGFSSQD; the protein is encoded by the exons ATGACGGTAGAGGGGTTGGTTCAGGTTTACAACGAGGACGATAAAGACACGCTCCAAAAAGACTATGAAACCCTGCTGCTCCACTTATGGATGGCAGTTCACACCACCTTTAGTTCCACACCCTCAGGAGAACACCTAGAGATACTTCGGAGTGCGGTGGAAACCATAACGCTGCTGGAAGAGAAGGACCAGCAATGGGAAGGGCGGCCCGAGGGCAGCAGCGAGGCCCCCGTGTGGCGGCCACACCAGTGCCGGCTCACTCACGACACCCTGCTTGAAAAAATGGTGGAATCTCGAATGAGGAATGCGGCAGTGGAGGAGGACAATATTAGCGTTAGCAGTGTGGACAGCCTGTCAACGTCCATGAAAAGGGAGGTATGTAGGATGGGCAAGTGTCTGAAGGAGGACGTTCTCAGGATTACAAGTGATGTGAGGGACTGCTACCCCCTAGACTTTGACGTGTGCAACTTGTACGTGAGACTTTACCATCAGAAGTTCTCAGCAAGGTTAACGGAACTGGCCCGCTCTGGGCTCGATGTGGATGACTGTAACTACCTCCTCTGCTATGTGAATAATTACTATCCAAA TGACATCTTAAAACACAAAGACCTTGAGGGGCACATCAACATGGAGTCTTTGGGAACTCTTTTATCTGAGAAGGATCTCACAACATTGGAGGAGCAGTATCTACTACAAAAAGAG AGTAAACTCAGGACCTGGTTCTCCAATGCGCTCAGTAAGGAGGAGGAGGGTTGGCTCAGTGGAAAGAGTCCAGAACTCATTGATGGGTACTGCTTCTGTCCTCTGGCCATTGACATCATACAG GCTGTTGATGGGGCCATGAGAGAGGCCAGGACTATTCTGGGCAGTGAGGCTAAAGCCCAGAGAATCCTGCGTCAGCTGGACAGCTTCTTGATAAG AGACTTCATAGTGAGAAGAGATGAGTCAATCCCAGAAGAGACCAAGACAAGCTGTATGTCCACATTGGCAAACCTGAGAGACTGTGGCTACGGATACTTCACCGGCCCCATACATGAGGAGCTCAGG GTGCAGTACCATAGGCTGTGGACGCAGGCCTGGTTTACTGGGGGTCAGATGGTACTGGATGAAGTTCTGgggacactggacagacacatGCAGCAATTCACAGACCTCAAACCCATCTGTATGGAG gagctgCTGGGCCGGCTCCACGTGGAGATGATGGTGGAGTATGTGaagaggatgatgaagaggaagaTGAGGCTGAAGAACAAGGAGCAGCAGGAGGCAGCAGCCAATTTACTGGCTGAAGACAGCAGCAAACTGAGCACCTACTTTACTGAAGCG GGGTCCAAAATAAGCTGGCTGAGTGAGGTCCTCCCTAAAATGGCGGAGGTGGTCAGACTGCAGGACCCAGGAAGCATCCAGCTGGAGATCGTCACCCTGGCTAGGGACTTCCCAGACCTtag TTGGAGACATATTTCGGCTCTGCTTTCCCTCAAAGCCAACCTATCCACGGCTGATGTCCGAGGTATCAAAGAGAGCCTGGTAGAGAACCGGCCCACGGTCACCACCTTCAAAACCATCCCACCATTCTTCTCCAAGGTCCCAGCGGGCAAAACTTGGTACATGTGCAGACCAGCGTGCATCTGTTATGGGGGAAGGGGGTTTTCAAGCCAGGATTAG